One Equus asinus isolate D_3611 breed Donkey chromosome 26, EquAss-T2T_v2, whole genome shotgun sequence genomic window carries:
- the FOXA3 gene encoding hepatocyte nuclear factor 3-gamma, which yields MLGSVKMEAHDLAEWSYYPEAGEVYSPVTPVPTMAPLNSYMTLNPLSSPYPPGGLPASPLPSGPLAPPAPAAPLGPTFPGLGASSGGGSSSGYGGPGPGLMHGKEMPKGYRRPLAHAKPPYSYISLITMAIQQAPGKMLTLSEIYQWIMDLFPYYRENQQRWQNSIRHSLSFNDCFIKVARSPDKPGKGSYWALHPSSGNMFENGCYLRRQKRFKLEEKAKKAGSGTSTSRNGAAGSAASTTTPAATVTSPPQPPPPEPEAQGGEDVGVLDCGSPASSTPYFTGLELPGELKLDAPYNFNHPFSINNLMSEQTPAPPKLDVGFGGYGAEGGEPGVYYQGLYSRSLLNAS from the exons ATGCTGGGCTCGGTGAAGATGGAGGCCCATGACCTGGCCGAGTGGAGCTACTACCCGGAGGCGGGCGAG gTCTACTCTCCGGTGACCCCAGTGCCCACCATGGCCCCCCTCAACTCCTACATGACCTTGAACCCTCTAAGCTCTCCCTACCCCCCCGGggggctccctgcctccccactgccctcaggaCCCCTGGCGCCCCCAGCCCCCGCCGCGCCCCTGGGGCCCACCTTCCCAGGCCTGGGTGCCAGCAGCGGTGGAGGCAGCAGCTCAGGATACgggggcccgggcccggggctGATGCATGGCAAGGAGATGCCGAAAGGGTACCGGCGGCCCCTGGCGCACGCCAAGCCGCCGTATTCCTACATCTCGCTCATCACCATGGCCATCCAGCAGGCGCCGGGCAAGATGCTAACGCTGAGCGAGATCTACCAGTGGATCATGGACCTCTTCCCCTACTACCGGGAGAACCAGCAGCGCTGGCAGAACTCCATCCGCCACTCGCTGTCTTTCAATGACTGCTTCATCAAGGTGGCGCGCTCCCCAGACAAGCCAGGCAAGGGCTCCTACTGGGCCCTGCACCCCAGCTCAGGTAACATGTTTGAGAATGGCTGCTACCTGCGCCGCCAGAAGCGCTTCAAGCTGGAGGAGAAGGCGAAGAAAGCGGGCAGCGGGACCTCCACCTCCAGGAACGGTGCAGCAGGGTCTGCCGcctccaccaccacccctgcTGCCACGGTCACCTCCCCGCCCCAGCCTCCACCCCCTGAGCCTGAGGCCCAGGGTGGAGAAGATGTGGGGGTTCTGGACTGTGGCTCCCCGGCTTCCTCCACACCCTATTTCACTGGCCTGGAGCTCCCCGGGGAGCTGAAGCTGGATGCGCCCTACAACTTCAACCACCCTTTCTCCATCAACAACCTGATGTCGGAACAGACACCAGCGCCTCCCAAACTGGACGTGGGGTTTGGGGGCTACGGGGCGGAGGGTGGGGAGCCTGGGGTCTACTACCAGGGCCTCTATTCCCGCTCTCTGCTTAATGCATCCTAG
- the IRF2BP1 gene encoding interferon regulatory factor 2-binding protein 1, with protein MASVQASRRQWCYLCDLPKMPWAMVWDFSEAVCRGCVNFEGADRIELLIDAARQLKRSHVLPEGRSPGPPALKHPATKDLAAAAAQGPQLPPPQAQPQPSGTVGGVSGQDRYDRATSSGRLPLPSPALEYTLGSRLANGLGREEVVAEGARRALLGSMPGLVPPGLLAAAVSGLGGRGLTLAPGLSPARPAFGSDFEKEKQQRNADCLAELNEAMRGRAEEWHGRPKAVREQLLALSACAPFNVRFKKDHGLVGRVFAFDATARPPGYEFELKLFTEYPCGSGNVYAGVLAVARQMFHDALREPGKALASSGFKYLEYERRHGSGEWRQLGELLTDGVRSFREPAPAEALPQQYPEPAPAALCGPPPRAPSRNLAPTPRRRKASPEPEGEAAGKMTTEEQQQRHWVAPGGPYSADTPGVPSPIAALKNVAEALGHSPKDPGGGGGPVRAGGASPAASSTAQPPVQHRLVARNGEAEVSPTAGAEAVSGGGSGTGATPGAPLCCTLCRERLEDTHFVQCPSVPGHKFCFPCSREFIKAQGPAGEVYCPSGDKCPLVGSSVPWAFMQGEIATILAGDIKVKKERDP; from the coding sequence ATGGCGTCGGTGCAGGCGTCCCGCCGCCAGTGGTGCTACCTGTGCGACCTGCCCAAGATGCCGTGGGCCATGGTGTGGGACTTCAGCGAGGCCGTGTGTCGCGGCTGCGTGAACTTCGAGGGCGCGGATCGCATCGAGCTGCTCATCGACGCCGCCCGCCAGCTCAAGCGCAGCCACGTGCTCCCCGAGGGCCGCTCGCCGGGCCCCCCGGCCCTCAAGCACCCGGCCACCAAGGACCTGGCTGCGGCCGCCGCACAGGggccccagctgcctcctccGCAGGCCCAGCCCCAGCCGTCGGGGACGGTAGGCGGCGTCTCGGGCCAGGACCGCTATGACAGGGCCACGTCGTCGGGCCgcctccccctgccctctccGGCCCTGGAGTACACCCTGGGGTCCCGCCTGGCCAATGGGCTGGGCCGCGAGGAGGTCGTGGCGGAGGGGGCTCGGAGGGCCCTGCTTGGCTCCATGCCCGGCTTGGTGCCCCCCGGGTTGCTGGCAGCTGCGGTGTCTGGCCTGGGAGGCCGAGGCCTGACCCTGGCACCCGGCTTGAGTCCTGCCCGTCCAGCCTTCGGCTCCGATTTCgagaaggagaagcagcagaGGAATGCGGACTGTTTGGCAGAACTGAACGAGGCCATGCGGGGCCGGGCAGAGGAGTGGCATGGGCGCCCTAAAGCTGTGCGGGAACAGCTGCTGGCGCTGTCCGCCTGCGCCCCCTTCAATGTCCGCTTCAAGAAGGATCACGGATTGGTGGGGCGGGTGTTCGCCTTCGATGCTACTGCCCGCCCGCCAGGCTACGAGTTCGAGCTGAAGCTCTTCACCGAATACCCCTGTGGTTCTGGCAACGTGTACGCCGGAGTCCTGGCTGTCGCTCGCCAGATGTTTCATGATGCTCTGCGGGAGCCGGGCAAGGCACTGGCCTCATCTGGCTTCAAGTACCTCGAATATGAACGTCGGCACGGCTCAGGGGAATGGCGCCAGCTGGGGGAGCTGCTCACCGACGGCGTCCGCAGCTTCCGCGAGCCAGCTCCCGCCGAGGCCCTGCCCCAGCAGTACCCGGAGCCGGCCCCTGCAGCTCTCTGTGGCCCACCCCCAAGAGCCCCATCCCGGAACCTGGCGCCCACACCACGCCGTCGCAAAGCATCGCCTGAGCCTGAGGGCGAGGCGGCTGGGAAGATGACCACCGAGGAACAGCAGCAGCGGCACTGGGTGGCACCCGGTGGCCCCTACTCCGCTGACACCCCTGGTGTGCCCTCACCTATCGCCGCCCTGAAGAATGTGGCCGAGGCCCTGGGCCACTCCCCCAAGGAccctggcgggggtgggggccctGTGCGCGCCGGGGGTGCCAGCCCCGCAGCCTCCTCCACGGCCCAGCCTCCAGTCCAGCATCGTCTAGTGGCCCGCAACGGTGAGGCAGAAGTCAGCCCCACAGCAGGGGCGGAAGCTGTTAGCGGGGGTGGTAGCGGCACGGGGGCGACCCCTGGGGCCCCCCTCTGCTGCACCCTCTGCCGGGAGCGGCTGGAAGACACCCACTTCGTCCAGTGCCCCTCAGTGCCCGGACACAAGTTCTGCTTTCCCTGCTCGCGGGAGTTCATCAAGGCGcagggccccgccggggaggtaTACTGCCCCAGTGGAGACAAGTGTCCGCTGGTGGGCTCCTCTGTCCCCTGGGCCTTCATGCAGGGCGAGATCGCCACCATCCTTGCTGGAGACATCAAGGTTAAGAAAGAACGGGACCCCTAG